In Wenyingzhuangia fucanilytica, the following are encoded in one genomic region:
- a CDS encoding phosphoglycerate kinase, whose product MKTINDFNFKDKKALIRVDFNVPLDAEFNVTDTTRLKAAKPTIIKILEDGGAAVLMSHLGRPKGVEDQFSLRHIVKTASEIIGVEVKFVAATVGAEAEAAVAALQPGEVLLLENLRFFAEETKGDLAFSEQLSKLGDVYVNDAFGTAHRAHASTTIVAQFFKDKLAGLVIEAELVNADKVLKGGVKPVTAIMGGAKVSDKILIIEKLLDVADNIIIGGGMSYTFAKAEGGSIGNSLCQNDLLDYVLELEEKAKAKGVKLIFPIDNLLGDAFSNDANTQVVLRGQIPDGWEGFDIGPKTIEHFSNIIKESKTVIWNGPMGVSEIPLYATGTIEVAKAVKEATEGGAFSLIGGGDSAAAINNLGFGDDVSYVSTGGGALLEYMEGKTLPGIAALQDA is encoded by the coding sequence ATGAAAACAATCAATGATTTTAACTTTAAGGACAAAAAAGCCTTAATAAGAGTAGATTTTAATGTTCCTTTAGACGCTGAGTTTAATGTAACAGATACAACAAGATTAAAAGCGGCTAAGCCAACAATCATCAAAATTTTAGAAGATGGAGGTGCTGCTGTATTAATGTCTCACTTAGGACGCCCAAAAGGAGTTGAAGATCAATTTTCTTTAAGACATATAGTAAAAACAGCTTCAGAAATTATTGGAGTAGAAGTTAAATTTGTAGCTGCAACTGTTGGTGCAGAGGCAGAAGCTGCTGTAGCTGCTTTACAACCAGGTGAAGTTTTATTATTAGAAAACTTACGTTTCTTTGCAGAAGAGACTAAAGGTGATTTAGCTTTTTCTGAGCAATTATCTAAATTAGGTGATGTTTATGTAAACGATGCTTTTGGTACTGCTCACCGTGCTCATGCATCTACTACTATTGTAGCTCAATTCTTTAAAGATAAATTAGCTGGTTTGGTTATAGAAGCTGAATTAGTAAACGCTGATAAGGTATTAAAAGGTGGTGTTAAACCTGTTACTGCTATTATGGGTGGAGCAAAAGTTTCTGATAAAATTTTAATTATTGAAAAATTATTAGACGTTGCTGATAACATTATTATTGGTGGAGGAATGTCTTATACTTTTGCAAAAGCAGAAGGAGGAAGCATTGGTAACTCTTTATGCCAAAATGATTTATTAGACTACGTTTTAGAATTAGAAGAAAAAGCAAAAGCAAAAGGAGTTAAGTTAATTTTCCCTATTGATAACTTATTAGGTGATGCTTTCTCTAATGATGCAAATACTCAAGTAGTATTAAGAGGACAAATTCCTGATGGATGGGAAGGTTTTGATATTGGACCAAAAACCATTGAGCACTTCTCTAACATAATTAAGGAGTCTAAAACAGTTATTTGGAATGGACCAATGGGAGTTTCAGAAATTCCTTTATATGCAACAGGTACTATTGAGGTAGCTAAAGCAGTAAAAGAAGCTACAGAAGGTGGTGCATTCTCTTTAATTGGAGGTGGTGATTCTGCTGCAGCAATCAACAACTTAGGTTTTGGTGATGATGTATCTTACGTATCTACTGGAGGTGGAGCATTATTAGAATACATGGAAGGAAAAACCTTACCAGGTATTGCAGCTTTACAAGATGCTTAA
- a CDS encoding aldo/keto reductase, with amino-acid sequence MKYTHIPKTDIKVSKICLGTMTFGEQNTEAQAHEQLNFAVSKGVNFIDTAEMYSVPGRKETQGSTERFIGSWLKDQKREDLVVATKVTGPNPGLSYIREPQQFSKELIHGAIENNLRRLQTDYIDVYQLHWPDRKTNFFGKLNYKHEAENEWVDNINITISALDDLVKQGKIRHYGLSNETPWGVMRHLQESDQNNLTRCKTIQNPYSLLNRTYEVGLAEVGMREEVGLLAYSPLAFGVLSGKYLEGGNATENDRVNKYPQFSRYNSEQSAFLTQQYANLAKELGLSLTHLALAFVNHQPWVTANIIGATKIEQLQENIASIDVELSDEVLTKIDEIQKLQPNPAP; translated from the coding sequence ATGAAGTATACCCATATTCCAAAAACAGATATTAAAGTCTCTAAAATCTGTTTAGGAACCATGACGTTTGGAGAACAAAACACCGAGGCACAAGCACACGAACAATTAAATTTTGCGGTTTCTAAAGGTGTTAATTTTATTGATACAGCAGAAATGTATTCTGTTCCTGGTAGAAAAGAAACTCAAGGAAGCACAGAAAGATTTATTGGTTCTTGGTTAAAAGATCAAAAAAGAGAAGATTTGGTCGTGGCTACCAAAGTTACAGGTCCAAATCCTGGTTTATCATATATTAGAGAGCCTCAACAATTTTCTAAAGAATTGATTCACGGTGCTATAGAAAATAATCTTAGACGTTTACAAACGGATTATATAGATGTATATCAATTGCATTGGCCAGACAGAAAAACCAATTTTTTCGGAAAATTAAATTACAAACATGAGGCTGAAAATGAATGGGTTGATAACATAAATATTACCATTTCTGCTTTAGATGATTTGGTAAAACAAGGAAAAATTCGCCACTACGGATTGTCTAATGAAACGCCTTGGGGAGTGATGAGGCATTTACAAGAATCAGATCAAAATAATTTAACCAGATGTAAAACCATTCAAAATCCATATTCTTTGTTAAACAGAACTTACGAAGTTGGTTTGGCTGAGGTTGGAATGAGAGAAGAAGTAGGTTTATTAGCTTATTCTCCTTTGGCTTTTGGTGTTTTATCAGGAAAGTATTTAGAGGGCGGAAATGCTACAGAAAACGATAGAGTTAATAAATATCCTCAGTTTTCTAGATACAATAGTGAGCAGTCGGCTTTTTTAACCCAGCAATATGCAAATTTAGCCAAAGAATTAGGTTTGAGTTTAACACATTTGGCTTTGGCATTTGTAAATCATCAACCATGGGTAACGGCTAATATTATTGGAGCAACAAAAATTGAGCAATTACAAGAAAATATTGCTTCTATAGATGTTGAATTATCTGATGAGGTATTAACTAAAATTGATGAAATTCAAAAATTACAACCCAATCCAGCTCCGTAA
- a CDS encoding glycoside hydrolase family 2 TIM barrel-domain containing protein — protein MKKYTTIFILICSINIVMAQSRTVELLKNWKFSQYDYGAAFQENFDDADWEQVTIPHDWAVKGDFDFANDLQLTMVVQDGESKPKYRAGRSGALPYVGIGWYRTHYQMSSAALKEKVQLLFDGAMSNAKVYVNEQYVGERPFGYISFYFDITPFLKEGNNSIAVRLENFNSQSRWYPGAGLYRKVSVIKTNKTHVKTWGTFVTTPVITKRKAIAKLNLELLGNGDYTVKNQIFNAKGKEVSSTEKQVNIQGNTLLNEEFKISRPDLWSLEHPNLYQLKTTILQGKKEIDTYVTTFGIRNIRFEVDGFYLNDKKIKFQGVNMHHDLGPTGAAFHKELFLRQMLKMKEMGVNAIRFSHNPPAPEALEICDSLGLLAIDEAFDEWQIGKVTNGYATHFDKWAKTDLTDMILRDRNHPSVIMWSIGNEIMEQYHHDPNHITKYLHDIVKSVDTTRATTAGFNLSKGALESGMAEVVDVAAFNYKPGIYGAIRKKYPNLKFYASETGGSVSVRNSYKFPVVFDTLKNKRGNSLHTHVYADGDPGNFETTNVPWGYPPFKEFAAQEKNKTVYGEFVWTGYDYLGEPSPYHNAKSRSSYFAPVDFVGLEKDKYYLYQTQWRKDKDVLHFFPHWTWPALKVKSFPVVCYTSYEKAELFVNGKSYGIRTKKPLKELSFESNTIDVPASGGGNWDLLKAYAIVWDDVIYEPGEVKIVAYNKRNKKVAEVKRVTAGAPDHIVIEPEIKTIKEGEVGVYVVSVVDKNGNLCPHFNDNMDIEVSGAATFLASGNGDPTNMQNLSKPKRKFFNGQAVIFVQSTQKGKVILKTSTQKLQATNTVLKIR, from the coding sequence ATGAAAAAATATACAACCATTTTTATACTTATTTGTTCTATTAATATTGTGATGGCTCAAAGTAGAACAGTAGAATTGTTAAAAAATTGGAAGTTTTCTCAATATGATTATGGAGCTGCTTTTCAAGAAAATTTTGATGATGCAGATTGGGAGCAAGTAACCATACCACACGATTGGGCGGTTAAAGGAGATTTTGATTTTGCCAATGATTTGCAATTAACCATGGTGGTGCAAGATGGAGAATCTAAACCAAAATACAGAGCAGGTAGAAGTGGAGCTTTGCCGTATGTGGGTATTGGGTGGTATAGAACTCATTATCAAATGTCATCAGCAGCGTTAAAAGAAAAGGTTCAATTACTTTTTGATGGAGCCATGAGTAATGCAAAAGTTTATGTAAACGAGCAATATGTTGGCGAAAGACCTTTTGGATACATTTCTTTTTATTTTGATATTACACCGTTTTTAAAAGAAGGAAATAATAGTATTGCAGTAAGGTTAGAGAATTTTAACAGTCAATCACGTTGGTATCCCGGAGCAGGTTTGTACAGAAAAGTATCGGTAATTAAAACCAATAAAACACATGTAAAAACTTGGGGAACTTTTGTAACAACTCCAGTAATTACTAAAAGAAAAGCCATTGCAAAGTTGAATTTAGAGTTGTTAGGAAATGGAGATTATACGGTTAAAAATCAAATTTTTAATGCAAAAGGGAAAGAAGTTAGCTCCACAGAAAAACAAGTTAATATCCAGGGAAATACTTTGTTAAACGAGGAGTTTAAAATTTCTAGACCCGATTTGTGGAGTTTAGAACACCCAAATTTGTATCAACTTAAAACGACTATTTTACAAGGAAAAAAAGAAATTGACACGTATGTAACCACTTTTGGAATTAGAAATATACGTTTTGAAGTAGATGGATTTTATTTAAATGATAAAAAAATAAAATTCCAAGGAGTAAACATGCATCACGATTTAGGACCTACTGGAGCAGCATTTCATAAAGAATTGTTTTTAAGACAAATGTTAAAAATGAAAGAAATGGGGGTAAATGCTATTCGTTTTTCTCATAACCCACCAGCACCAGAAGCTCTAGAAATTTGTGATTCTTTAGGTTTATTAGCTATTGACGAAGCTTTTGATGAGTGGCAAATAGGAAAAGTTACAAATGGTTATGCAACACATTTTGACAAGTGGGCAAAAACTGATTTAACAGACATGATTTTAAGAGATAGAAATCATCCAAGTGTAATTATGTGGAGTATAGGAAATGAAATTATGGAGCAATATCACCATGATCCTAATCATATCACCAAATATTTGCACGACATTGTTAAATCTGTAGACACTACCAGAGCTACCACAGCAGGGTTTAATTTATCTAAAGGAGCTTTAGAAAGTGGTATGGCAGAAGTGGTAGATGTAGCTGCTTTTAATTATAAGCCTGGGATTTATGGGGCTATTCGTAAAAAATATCCAAACTTAAAGTTTTATGCTAGTGAAACAGGAGGTTCTGTAAGTGTTCGTAATAGCTATAAGTTTCCTGTTGTTTTTGATACTTTAAAAAATAAGAGAGGAAACTCTTTACATACACATGTATACGCTGATGGAGATCCAGGAAATTTTGAAACCACTAATGTACCTTGGGGATATCCTCCATTTAAAGAATTTGCAGCACAAGAAAAAAACAAAACGGTTTATGGAGAGTTTGTTTGGACAGGTTATGATTATTTAGGAGAGCCATCACCTTATCACAATGCAAAATCAAGAAGTTCTTATTTTGCTCCTGTTGATTTTGTTGGTTTGGAAAAAGATAAATACTATTTATATCAAACACAATGGAGAAAAGACAAAGACGTACTTCACTTTTTCCCGCATTGGACATGGCCGGCATTAAAAGTAAAATCATTTCCTGTAGTTTGTTATACGTCTTATGAAAAAGCAGAATTGTTTGTAAACGGAAAAAGTTATGGGATTAGAACTAAAAAACCGTTAAAAGAATTAAGCTTTGAAAGCAATACTATTGATGTTCCAGCATCAGGTGGTGGAAATTGGGATTTATTAAAAGCTTATGCTATTGTTTGGGACGATGTGATATATGAGCCTGGAGAAGTAAAAATTGTGGCTTATAACAAGAGAAATAAAAAGGTAGCAGAGGTAAAAAGAGTTACAGCAGGGGCTCCAGATCATATTGTTATTGAGCCAGAAATAAAAACCATTAAAGAAGGAGAAGTAGGGGTATATGTAGTTTCTGTGGTAGATAAAAATGGAAATTTATGTCCTCATTTTAATGACAATATGGATATTGAAGTAAGTGGAGCTGCCACATTTTTAGCTTCTGGAAATGGAGATCCTACCAATATGCAAAATTTGTCTAAGCCTAAAAGAAAGTTTTTTAATGGTCAGGCAGTTATTTTTGTGCAATCAACTCAAAAAGGAAAAGTGATTTTAAAAACATCAACCCAAAAGTTACAAGCAACAAATACAGTACTAAAGATACGTTAA
- a CDS encoding AraC family transcriptional regulator: MKAIKEQINQPFDSSFTINEFEQPYFDSPWHFHTEYELTYINKGYGTRFVGTNSELFKEGDLVLIGSLVPHYWRCDNDFYHQENLKSHSIVIQFKPELFFNNPLPEMKNIHLLLKKSASGIQFKKSKKYKDDFFELLQKGGLEQLFLLYKLLDKLSLDKNQKTLSITQDSQLYQAKDSKIFQEVINYIFANLNNDISLETISNKVHMSTPAFCRYFKSRTKKTFTEYVNNLRVIQAAKLLIETDLSISQICFDCGYNSLSYFNRQFKKYKKMGPKEYKKLYKE, encoded by the coding sequence TTGAAAGCCATAAAAGAACAGATAAATCAACCATTTGATAGTTCATTCACCATTAATGAATTTGAACAACCTTATTTTGATTCCCCTTGGCATTTCCATACAGAGTATGAACTTACCTACATAAACAAGGGCTACGGAACTAGATTTGTGGGTACAAATTCAGAATTATTTAAAGAAGGAGATTTGGTTTTAATAGGCTCTTTGGTTCCTCATTATTGGAGATGTGATAATGATTTTTACCATCAAGAAAATTTAAAATCTCACAGTATTGTTATTCAATTTAAACCTGAACTATTTTTTAACAATCCGCTGCCAGAAATGAAGAACATTCATTTACTGCTTAAAAAATCGGCAAGTGGCATACAGTTTAAAAAAAGCAAAAAATATAAAGATGATTTTTTTGAATTGTTACAAAAAGGAGGATTAGAACAATTGTTTTTATTGTACAAATTGTTAGACAAACTAAGCTTAGATAAAAATCAGAAAACCCTTTCTATTACACAAGATTCACAGTTATATCAGGCAAAAGACAGTAAAATATTTCAGGAAGTTATTAATTATATTTTCGCAAATCTGAACAATGATATTTCTTTAGAAACTATTTCTAATAAAGTGCATATGTCTACCCCTGCATTTTGTAGGTATTTTAAAAGTAGAACTAAAAAAACATTTACTGAATATGTAAATAATCTTAGGGTTATTCAAGCAGCAAAATTATTAATAGAAACTGACTTGAGTATTTCTCAAATTTGTTTTGATTGTGGCTACAATAGCTTAAGCTATTTTAATAGACAATTTAAAAAATATAAAAAAATGGGGCCAAAAGAGTATAAAAAACTCTATAAAGAATAA
- a CDS encoding alcohol dehydrogenase catalytic domain-containing protein, giving the protein MSVIECKAAISIGDGKFTIENIKVQQPKKDEVLVKMKASGLCHTDHDSLTWGMPIVLGHEGAGIVEAIGEDVENVKIGDEVILNWATPCYTCFQCQEGNQHICESNSPVIANHAGKLPGGHVAIEGTTWNEKPIERSFNIGTLSEYTLVRSSAVVKKRSEKLSFESASIVCCGVMTGCGSVFNTANVTLGSSVVVLGTGGVGLNVIQAARISGAAKIIAIDINENRLKMAQDFGATDVILADKNDKGLMQAAEIVKAMTDGRGADFAFECTAVPALGVAPLAMIRNAGTAVQVSGIEEEITVDMRLFEWDKKYINPLYGAARPEVDFPKLEALYDKGDLMLDEMITNTYTLDNLQQAFDDMLSGKNAKGVITFN; this is encoded by the coding sequence ATGAGCGTAATTGAATGTAAAGCAGCCATTTCTATTGGTGACGGAAAATTTACAATTGAAAATATTAAGGTACAACAACCTAAAAAAGATGAGGTTTTAGTAAAAATGAAAGCTTCTGGTTTGTGTCATACAGATCACGATTCGTTAACTTGGGGAATGCCAATTGTTTTAGGTCATGAAGGAGCTGGAATTGTTGAGGCAATTGGTGAAGATGTAGAAAATGTAAAGATTGGTGATGAAGTAATTTTAAACTGGGCAACGCCTTGTTACACTTGTTTTCAATGTCAAGAGGGAAATCAACATATTTGTGAAAGCAATTCTCCTGTAATTGCCAACCATGCTGGTAAATTACCTGGCGGACATGTGGCCATAGAAGGAACTACGTGGAACGAAAAGCCTATTGAGCGCTCTTTTAATATTGGAACTTTATCAGAATATACTTTGGTTCGTTCATCAGCAGTAGTAAAAAAACGTAGTGAAAAACTATCTTTTGAGTCTGCCTCTATTGTTTGTTGTGGAGTGATGACTGGTTGTGGATCTGTTTTTAATACAGCTAACGTAACTCTGGGTAGTTCGGTAGTGGTATTGGGAACTGGTGGTGTTGGTTTAAACGTTATTCAGGCTGCTAGAATATCTGGTGCTGCCAAAATTATAGCCATAGACATCAATGAAAATCGATTAAAAATGGCTCAAGATTTTGGTGCTACGGATGTGATTTTAGCTGATAAAAATGACAAAGGTTTGATGCAAGCTGCCGAAATTGTAAAAGCAATGACCGATGGAAGAGGTGCCGATTTTGCTTTTGAATGTACTGCTGTACCTGCTTTAGGAGTTGCTCCTTTGGCCATGATACGAAATGCAGGAACTGCCGTTCAGGTAAGTGGTATTGAAGAAGAAATTACCGTAGACATGCGTTTGTTTGAGTGGGATAAAAAATACATCAATCCTTTGTATGGAGCTGCTAGGCCAGAGGTAGATTTTCCTAAACTAGAGGCATTGTATGACAAAGGAGATTTGATGTTAGACGAAATGATTACCAACACTTATACACTAGATAATTTACAACAAGCTTTTGATGATATGTTAAGTGGTAAGAATGCAAAAGGGGTGATTACTTTTAATTAA
- a CDS encoding NAD(P)/FAD-dependent oxidoreductase: MSNTKICVVIGASHAGVNFAFSLRKEGWQGDIILFDKDNTTPYHRPPLSKKYLELEDSIQNNFLKPIESYEKENISLALGLGVARVDKENKVLVLEDGTSQNYDVLVFATGARAFVPPIKGINEANNIFTLRNANDVANIRQAFHASQEKKIVVIGGGYIGLETAASLKKLGADVTVLEREERVLARVTTPYLSEFFTKLHQANNVEICVNKGVTEIKTENHQNTVVCSDGSTYKADMVIVGVGIKVNTELASEIGLTINNGIEVDTTAKTSEEGIYAIGDCSYHYNTMYNTYVRLESVQNAVDQAKVAAANICEKPTVYNAIPWFWSDQYDVKLQIVGLSQGFDNTVVRKEEDKKFSIWYFKGEQLLAVDAVNNAKAYVFATKYIKTKTIIDKDKLVNPEIDLKSIVVN, from the coding sequence ATGTCAAACACCAAAATATGCGTTGTTATTGGCGCGAGCCATGCTGGAGTAAATTTTGCGTTTTCTTTGCGTAAAGAAGGTTGGCAAGGGGATATTATTTTGTTTGATAAAGACAACACAACTCCTTACCATAGACCGCCCTTATCTAAAAAATATTTAGAGCTAGAAGATAGTATTCAGAATAATTTTTTAAAACCTATTGAAAGTTACGAGAAAGAAAATATTTCTTTGGCATTAGGACTAGGAGTTGCTCGTGTTGATAAAGAAAACAAAGTATTGGTTTTAGAGGATGGAACTTCTCAAAATTATGATGTATTGGTATTTGCCACAGGAGCTAGGGCTTTTGTGCCTCCAATTAAAGGAATTAATGAGGCTAATAATATTTTTACCCTACGTAATGCCAATGATGTAGCTAACATTCGCCAAGCTTTTCATGCCAGTCAAGAAAAGAAAATTGTGGTAATTGGAGGTGGATATATTGGTTTAGAAACTGCTGCATCATTAAAAAAATTGGGAGCTGATGTTACTGTTTTGGAGCGAGAAGAAAGAGTTTTAGCACGTGTAACAACTCCTTATTTATCAGAATTTTTCACCAAACTTCATCAAGCCAATAATGTTGAAATTTGTGTAAACAAAGGAGTTACAGAAATTAAAACAGAGAACCATCAAAATACTGTTGTTTGTTCCGATGGTTCAACCTACAAAGCAGATATGGTTATTGTTGGGGTAGGAATAAAAGTAAATACAGAATTGGCTTCTGAAATTGGGTTGACCATTAACAATGGAATTGAAGTTGACACCACTGCAAAAACATCAGAAGAAGGAATCTATGCTATTGGAGATTGTAGTTATCACTATAACACAATGTATAATACTTATGTGCGATTAGAATCTGTTCAAAATGCCGTAGATCAAGCAAAAGTAGCTGCTGCAAATATTTGTGAAAAACCAACGGTTTATAATGCCATACCTTGGTTTTGGTCCGATCAATATGATGTGAAATTGCAAATTGTAGGATTGTCGCAAGGTTTTGATAATACCGTAGTAAGAAAAGAAGAAGATAAAAAGTTTTCTATTTGGTATTTTAAAGGAGAACAATTGTTGGCGGTAGATGCTGTTAACAATGCAAAAGCATATGTGTTTGCTACCAAATACATCAAAACAAAAACAATTATAGATAAAGATAAATTAGTCAATCCAGAAATAGATTTAAAGTCTATAGTAGTGAACTAG
- a CDS encoding alpha/beta hydrolase: MASKFRTTEISDPRFESDNLRFITVKTSNLKGRGDICLFVPKVELSENTPLVVLLHGVYGSAWIWSQKAGVHRTAQKMMESKEIKPMIIAMPSDGLWGDGSAYLPHNTLNFEAWIAEDVIAAVKENIAEVTNNSPVYISGLSMGGYGALRIGAKYPQIFKGISGHSSITDLPQMELFVEEGLENYKQEDVNNESVISFMQKNKTILPPFRFDCGKDDELIEHNRVLHEQLKTANIPHIYEEFLGKHEWVYWETHIKDTLRFFNQL; encoded by the coding sequence ATGGCATCTAAATTTAGAACAACAGAAATATCAGACCCAAGGTTTGAATCGGATAATCTTAGGTTTATTACCGTAAAAACATCAAACTTAAAAGGACGAGGAGACATTTGTTTATTTGTTCCTAAGGTAGAATTATCAGAAAATACCCCTTTGGTTGTTTTGTTACATGGTGTGTATGGTAGTGCATGGATTTGGTCTCAAAAGGCAGGCGTACATAGAACGGCTCAAAAAATGATGGAATCCAAAGAAATTAAACCGATGATTATTGCCATGCCTTCTGATGGTTTGTGGGGAGATGGATCTGCTTATTTGCCACACAATACTTTAAATTTTGAAGCATGGATTGCAGAGGATGTAATTGCTGCGGTAAAAGAGAATATAGCTGAGGTAACAAATAACTCTCCTGTTTATATTTCGGGACTTTCTATGGGAGGCTATGGAGCGTTAAGAATAGGGGCAAAGTATCCACAGATATTTAAAGGAATATCAGGACATAGCTCTATTACCGATTTACCACAAATGGAGTTGTTTGTAGAAGAAGGTTTAGAAAATTATAAGCAAGAAGATGTAAACAACGAATCTGTTATAAGTTTTATGCAAAAAAATAAAACCATTTTACCTCCTTTTAGATTTGATTGTGGAAAAGACGATGAATTGATTGAGCACAACAGAGTTTTGCATGAACAATTAAAAACAGCTAATATTCCACATATTTATGAAGAGTTTTTAGGAAAACACGAATGGGTATATTGGGAAACACATATAAAAGATACGTTGAGGTTTTTTAATCAATTGTAA
- a CDS encoding cytochrome P450, with the protein MEKSKISDPFEKARVEKGYGNMDDQNDPVTILLRHKDVRKTAHNWKTFQSGGDEVGRIVIPSEVAIRDTRQIPFEVDPPLHKEFRNLLDGWFKRPNGEEYQAKLAAQIETLVNEVLNKDEVEVVRDFSLKLQSRALTLLLNTPFSESETWISWGTHVFRSEGESLDADKANVLYNYIDEKIIEASKNPGEDLYSVLLNSEVNGNKLTHEEVKGIMILTFAGGRDTVINALTNSIAYFAEHPKSLQAIKENPEMINNAVEELIRYFAPLTHMGRVVTEDTQVCEHAVKANTRVSLCWASANRDATVFENPNEVDFNRKMNPHVSFGFGTHNCLGATHARQIMRTLLEILANKVATIDIVDTDENIEELGEFNRKVGYNSITVKFNKY; encoded by the coding sequence ATGGAAAAAAGTAAAATTTCAGATCCGTTTGAAAAAGCGAGAGTAGAAAAAGGATATGGAAACATGGATGATCAAAACGATCCTGTTACTATTTTATTAAGACATAAGGATGTTAGAAAAACAGCTCATAACTGGAAAACCTTTCAGTCAGGAGGTGATGAAGTTGGACGTATTGTGATTCCATCAGAAGTAGCAATTAGAGATACAAGACAAATTCCTTTTGAGGTAGATCCTCCATTACACAAAGAGTTTAGAAATTTGTTAGATGGATGGTTTAAAAGACCAAATGGAGAAGAATATCAAGCAAAATTAGCAGCTCAAATAGAAACTCTGGTCAATGAAGTTTTAAATAAAGACGAAGTTGAGGTAGTAAGAGATTTTTCTTTAAAACTGCAGTCTAGAGCTTTAACCTTATTATTAAATACTCCTTTTTCAGAATCAGAAACGTGGATTTCTTGGGGAACACATGTGTTTAGAAGCGAGGGGGAAAGTTTAGATGCAGACAAAGCCAATGTTTTATACAATTACATTGATGAAAAAATAATAGAAGCTTCTAAAAATCCAGGAGAAGACTTGTATTCGGTACTACTAAATTCTGAAGTTAATGGTAACAAATTAACACACGAAGAGGTAAAAGGAATCATGATTTTAACTTTTGCAGGAGGTAGAGATACTGTTATCAATGCGTTAACAAACTCAATCGCTTATTTTGCAGAGCATCCTAAATCTTTACAGGCCATTAAAGAAAATCCAGAAATGATTAACAATGCTGTAGAAGAGTTGATTCGTTATTTTGCTCCATTAACACATATGGGTAGAGTGGTTACAGAAGATACTCAGGTTTGCGAACATGCTGTAAAAGCAAATACAAGAGTTTCTTTATGTTGGGCATCTGCAAACAGAGACGCAACTGTTTTTGAAAATCCAAACGAAGTAGATTTTAACAGAAAAATGAATCCACATGTAAGTTTTGGATTTGGAACACATAATTGTTTGGGAGCTACTCATGCACGTCAGATTATGAGAACTTTATTAGAAATTTTAGCGAACAAAGTGGCTACAATTGATATTGTAGATACAGATGAAAATATTGAAGAATTGGGTGAATTTAACCGAAAAGTAGGATACAATTCAATCACTGTAAAATTTAATAAATACTAA
- a CDS encoding 2Fe-2S iron-sulfur cluster-binding protein has product MAKITFITSDNEKVTLEGTSGNVMQLAVNNGVSGIDGDCGGVCSCATCHVFVAASDMEKVGVASEIETDMLELADDANEFSRLCCQIEISEAIDGVELTVAK; this is encoded by the coding sequence ATGGCAAAAATAACTTTTATTACTAGCGATAATGAGAAAGTAACTTTAGAAGGAACTTCTGGAAATGTAATGCAATTAGCAGTAAACAATGGGGTAAGTGGAATTGATGGAGATTGTGGAGGTGTATGTTCTTGTGCTACTTGTCACGTATTTGTAGCAGCATCAGACATGGAAAAAGTAGGGGTAGCTAGCGAAATAGAAACAGATATGTTAGAACTAGCAGATGATGCAAATGAATTTAGTCGTTTGTGTTGTCAAATAGAAATTTCTGAAGCCATTGATGGAGTAGAATTAACCGTTGCTAAATAA